GTCTACAGAGAGCTGAAGGCCGGCAGCGGGGACGCGCCCAAGGCGACCGACACCGTCAAGGTGCACTACACGGGCACGCTCAGCGACGGCACCGTCTTCGACAGCTCCGTCCAGCGCGGAGAGCCGGCGACCTTCCCGCTGAACGGCGTCATCAAGTGCTGGACCGAGGGGCTCCAGATGATGAAGGTCGGCGGCAAGGCGAAGCTCGTCTGTCCCTCCGACATCGCCTACGGCGACCAAGGGCGGCCGCCGCAGATCGGGCCCGGCGTGCCGCTCGTGTTCGAGGTGGAGCTGCTCGAGATCGTGAAGAAGTAGACCTTGCGCGGCGCGGGGCGGGAGGCCCCGCCGGCGCTCCCGCTCCTCGGCCGCCGCGCGAACAACCTCGGTCGAACGGCGCGTACGGCCTCGTCGAAGGTCGCGGCGGCGGGGCCTCCCACCCCGCGCCGGGCCGCTTCACGATGTCAAGCGGCGGTATTTGATGCGGTGCGGCCGCTCGGCCTCGGCGCCGAGCCGGCGGCGGCGGTCGGCCTCGTAGTCCTGGTAGTTGCCCTCGAACCACACCACGCGGCTCTCGCCCTCGAAGGCGAGGACGTGGGTGGCGATGCGGTCGAGGAACCAGCGGTCGTGGCTGATGATGACGGCGCAGCCCGCGAAGTCGACGAGCGCGTCCTCGAGCGAGCGCAGCGTGTCGACGTCGAGGTCGTTGGTCGGCTCGTCGAGGAGCAGGAGATTCCCGCCGCGGCGCAGGAGCTTCGCCAGATGGAGGCGGTTGCGCTCGCCGCCGGAGAGGTCCTTCGCCTTCTTCTGCTGGTCGGGGCCGGTGAAGTTGAAGGCGGCCGCATAGGCGCGCGAGTTGACCTCGCGCTTGCCGACCATGATCGTCGGCCGGCCGCCGTCCGAGAGCTCCTCCCACACGCTGTGCTCGCCGACGAGCGTCTCGCGGCTCTGGTCGACGTACGCGAGCACGACCGTCTCCCCGATGCGGAGCGTACCGGCGTCGGGCTGCTCCTGCCCCACGATCATGCGGAAGAGCGTCGTCTTGCCCGCGCCGTTCGGGCCGATCACGCCGACGATCCCGCCGCGCGGCAGCATGAAGCTGACGCCGTCCATGAGGAGCTCGTCGCCGTAGCCCTTGCGCACCCCCTTCGCCTCGATCACCAGGTTGCCGAGGCGCGGCCCGGGCGGGATCGTGATGCGCACCGGCCCCTCGCGCCCCGCCGCCATCTGGTCCTGGGCGAGCAGCTCCTCGTAGTGCGCGAGGCGCGCCTTGCCCTTCGCCTGGCGCGCGCGCGGCGCCATGCGCACCCACTCGAGCTCGCGCGCGAGCGCGCGCCGGCGGGCCGACGCCTCCTTCTCCTCCAGAGCCAGCCGCCGCTCCTTCTGCTCGAGCCAGGAGGAGTAGTTGCCCTCCCACGGGATGCCGAAGCCGCGGTCGAGCTCCAGGATCCAGCCGGCGACGTTGTCGAGGAAGTAGCGATCGTGGGTGATCGCGACCACGGTCCCCGGGTACCCCAGGAGGTGGCGCTCGAGCCATGCGACCGACTCGGCGTCGAGGTGGTTGGTGGGCTCGTCGAGGAGGAGGAGGTCGGGCTGGCGGAGGAGAACCTGGCAGAGCGCGACGCGCCGGCGCTCGCCGCCCGAGAGCGTCGCCACGTCCGCATCGCCCGGCGGGAGGCGGAGCGCGTCCATCGCCACCTCG
Above is a window of Deltaproteobacteria bacterium DNA encoding:
- a CDS encoding FKBP-type peptidyl-prolyl cis-trans isomerase, producing the protein MKAGSGDAPKATDTVKVHYTGTLSDGTVFDSSVQRGEPATFPLNGVIKCWTEGLQMMKVGGKAKLVCPSDIAYGDQGRPPQIGPGVPLVFEVELLEIVKK
- the ettA gene encoding energy-dependent translational throttle protein EttA → MPPQFIFTMRQVRKITPQGKEILKGISLAFYSGAKIGVLGPNGAGKSTLLRIMAGVEPDFAGDAVPAEGIRIGHLPQEPVLDPTKNVLQHVEEAVAETRALLTRFEELSTKLGEPLPDAEMERVLAEQARVQDAIDAANAWELERTLEVAMDALRLPPGDADVATLSGGERRRVALCQVLLRQPDLLLLDEPTNHLDAESVAWLERHLLGYPGTVVAITHDRYFLDNVAGWILELDRGFGIPWEGNYSSWLEQKERRLALEEKEASARRRALARELEWVRMAPRARQAKGKARLAHYEELLAQDQMAAGREGPVRITIPPGPRLGNLVIEAKGVRKGYGDELLMDGVSFMLPRGGIVGVIGPNGAGKTTLFRMIVGQEQPDAGTLRIGETVVLAYVDQSRETLVGEHSVWEELSDGGRPTIMVGKREVNSRAYAAAFNFTGPDQQKKAKDLSGGERNRLHLAKLLRRGGNLLLLDEPTNDLDVDTLRSLEDALVDFAGCAVIISHDRWFLDRIATHVLAFEGESRVVWFEGNYQDYEADRRRRLGAEAERPHRIKYRRLTS